A genome region from Streptomyces antimycoticus includes the following:
- the aceE gene encoding pyruvate dehydrogenase (acetyl-transferring), homodimeric type, with translation MTDLARTRPSALDQLPDRDPEETAEWGASLDAVAQAAGPHRASYLMRRTLERAESTGLALPPLLESDYVNTIPTAAEPAFPGDEAMESRITAWNRWNAAAMVTRGSRDGLGGHIATFASAAWLYETGFQHFFRGKEADGSGDQLYIQGHASPGIYARAFLDGRLTEHHLDHFRREAGGSDVPGLPSYPHPRRMPWLWEFPTVSMGIGPISAIYQARFNRYLAARGIKDTADSHVWAFLGDGEMDEPESTAALALAGREGLDNLTFVINCNLQRLDGPVRANFKIVQELEAQFRAAGWNVVKSLWGSAWDELFALDTSGALVRRLREVPDGQFQTYATRDAAYIREHFFGAEPELARLAQQLTDAKLTECFHTSRAGHEPRKVYAAYRAAMEHKGAPTVVLAQTVKGWTLGPGFESRNANHQMKKLTGKEFRAMRDLLELPIPDSTLDDGLVPYVHPGPDSPEVRYLQERRAALGGPAPARKVHAVALPEPSAKPFEALAKGSGSQEIATTMAFVRLVKDLMRDKETGRRWVPIVPDEARTFGMESLFPTAGIYSPLGQTYDPVDRDQLLYYKEAQNGQILNEGITEAGSMADFTAAATSYATHGEPMIPFYIFYSMFGWQRTADQMWALADQLGRGFLIGATAGRTTMTGEGLQHADGHSPLIASTNPAALAYDPAFAYEIGVIVREGLRRMFGPEAEDVFYYLTVYNETKVQPPMPKGEGVEEGILKGLYRYQEATAPAEDSPRIQLLASGTAIHWALEAQKLLADDWGVAADVWSATSWSELRRDALSCDAAQLSGEDRVPYVTRALAGAPGPVLAVSDWMRAVPDQISQWVEQDWYSLGTDGFGLSDTREAARRHFGVDAPSIVVAALSRLARQGVVRTTAPKEAAERYGI, from the coding sequence ATGACCGATCTCGCACGCACGCGGCCGAGTGCGCTCGACCAGCTTCCCGACCGTGACCCCGAGGAGACCGCCGAATGGGGCGCCTCCCTGGACGCCGTCGCACAGGCGGCCGGGCCACACCGCGCCTCGTATCTCATGCGCCGCACCCTGGAGCGCGCCGAGAGCACCGGGCTCGCCCTGCCGCCCCTGCTGGAGTCGGACTACGTCAACACCATCCCGACGGCCGCCGAGCCCGCGTTCCCGGGCGACGAGGCCATGGAGAGCCGCATCACCGCCTGGAACCGGTGGAACGCGGCGGCGATGGTCACCCGCGGCAGCCGTGACGGCCTCGGCGGTCACATCGCCACCTTCGCCTCCGCCGCCTGGCTCTACGAGACGGGCTTCCAGCACTTCTTCCGCGGCAAGGAGGCGGATGGCTCCGGCGACCAGCTCTACATCCAGGGCCACGCCTCCCCCGGCATCTACGCCCGCGCCTTCCTCGACGGGCGGCTGACCGAGCACCACCTGGACCACTTCCGCCGCGAGGCGGGTGGCAGCGATGTTCCTGGGCTGCCGTCCTATCCGCATCCGCGGCGGATGCCGTGGCTGTGGGAGTTCCCCACCGTCTCGATGGGGATCGGCCCGATCTCCGCGATCTACCAGGCCCGCTTCAACCGCTATCTGGCGGCGCGCGGCATCAAGGACACCGCCGACTCCCACGTCTGGGCCTTCCTCGGCGACGGCGAGATGGACGAGCCGGAGTCGACGGCCGCCCTGGCGCTCGCCGGGCGCGAGGGCCTGGACAACCTCACCTTCGTCATCAACTGCAATCTGCAGCGGCTCGACGGCCCGGTGCGCGCCAACTTCAAGATCGTGCAGGAGCTGGAGGCCCAGTTCCGCGCGGCGGGCTGGAACGTGGTCAAGTCGCTGTGGGGTTCCGCCTGGGACGAGCTGTTCGCGCTGGACACCTCGGGTGCGCTGGTCCGCCGGCTGCGCGAGGTCCCGGACGGCCAGTTCCAGACGTACGCGACCCGTGACGCGGCCTATATCCGCGAGCACTTCTTCGGCGCCGAGCCGGAGCTGGCCCGGCTGGCCCAGCAGCTCACGGACGCCAAGCTCACCGAGTGCTTCCACACCTCGCGCGCGGGCCATGAGCCGCGCAAGGTGTACGCGGCCTACCGCGCGGCCATGGAGCACAAGGGCGCCCCGACCGTGGTGCTCGCCCAGACCGTCAAGGGCTGGACGCTGGGCCCCGGCTTCGAGTCGCGCAACGCCAACCACCAGATGAAGAAGCTGACCGGCAAGGAGTTCCGCGCCATGCGGGACCTCCTCGAACTCCCCATCCCGGACAGCACGCTGGACGACGGCCTCGTCCCCTACGTCCACCCCGGCCCCGACTCCCCCGAGGTCCGGTACCTCCAGGAGCGCCGCGCGGCCCTCGGCGGCCCCGCCCCGGCCCGCAAGGTCCACGCGGTGGCCCTGCCCGAGCCGTCCGCGAAGCCGTTCGAGGCGCTCGCCAAGGGCTCCGGCAGCCAGGAGATCGCCACCACCATGGCCTTCGTCCGGCTGGTCAAGGACCTGATGCGGGACAAGGAGACCGGGCGGCGCTGGGTGCCGATCGTGCCGGACGAGGCGCGGACCTTCGGCATGGAGTCGCTCTTCCCCACCGCCGGGATCTACTCCCCGCTCGGCCAGACCTACGACCCGGTCGACCGCGATCAGCTCCTGTACTACAAGGAAGCGCAGAACGGTCAGATCCTCAACGAGGGGATCACCGAGGCCGGTTCGATGGCCGACTTCACCGCCGCCGCGACGTCGTACGCGACCCACGGCGAGCCGATGATCCCCTTCTACATCTTCTACTCGATGTTCGGCTGGCAGCGCACCGCCGACCAGATGTGGGCGCTCGCCGACCAGCTCGGCCGCGGCTTCCTCATCGGCGCCACCGCCGGCCGTACGACGATGACCGGCGAGGGCCTGCAGCACGCCGACGGCCACTCCCCGCTGATCGCCTCCACCAACCCGGCGGCGCTCGCCTACGACCCGGCGTTCGCGTACGAGATCGGCGTGATCGTGCGGGAGGGTCTGCGGCGGATGTTCGGCCCCGAGGCCGAGGACGTCTTCTACTACCTGACCGTCTACAACGAGACCAAGGTCCAGCCGCCGATGCCCAAGGGCGAAGGCGTCGAGGAGGGCATCCTCAAGGGCCTGTACCGCTACCAGGAGGCCACGGCCCCGGCCGAGGACTCCCCCCGCATCCAGCTCCTCGCCTCCGGCACCGCCATCCACTGGGCGCTGGAGGCCCAGAAACTCCTCGCCGACGACTGGGGCGTGGCCGCCGACGTGTGGTCCGCCACCTCCTGGAGCGAGCTGCGCCGTGACGCCCTGTCCTGTGACGCGGCGCAGCTCAGTGGCGAAGACCGGGTCCCGTACGTCACCCGTGCCCTGGCAGGCGCACCGGGCCCGGTCCTCGCCGTCAGCGACTGGATGCGTGCGGTCCCCGACCAGATCAGCCAGTGGGTCGAGC